In Streptomyces ambofaciens ATCC 23877, a single genomic region encodes these proteins:
- a CDS encoding SCO3242 family prenyltransferase: protein MSRTVAVARDASAPAGAAGDGPPAENAASGADGAPAHGSGPARAPRAGAWAELLRLPALFTVPGDALAGAAAAGVRPGPRTLLAIGSSLCLYEAGMALNDWADRAEDAVERPHRPLPSGRIRPAAALTAACGLTGAGLALAAWAGRPALAVAAPLAATVWAYDLALKHTPAGPAAMAAARGLDLLLGAAATSGGTRAALPSAALLGSHTLAVTAVSRRETDGGSVLAPLAALTTTAALTRLVTLRRTRLPAGRRAAAAPGLPGPDPAGRPPRATDALTTALAAAYAATAARPYVHAALNPSPQLTQRAVGGGIRATVPLQAALAARSGATATSLLVAALAPAGRLFARRAGMRKVSIT from the coding sequence GTGAGCCGCACGGTCGCCGTGGCCCGGGACGCCTCCGCGCCGGCCGGCGCCGCGGGGGACGGCCCGCCCGCCGAGAACGCCGCGTCGGGCGCCGACGGAGCCCCGGCCCACGGATCCGGCCCGGCCCGCGCCCCACGCGCCGGTGCCTGGGCCGAACTGCTGCGCCTGCCCGCGCTCTTCACCGTCCCCGGCGACGCCCTCGCCGGCGCCGCCGCGGCCGGCGTCCGACCCGGGCCCCGCACCCTGCTCGCCATCGGATCCTCCCTGTGCCTGTACGAGGCCGGGATGGCCCTGAACGACTGGGCGGACCGTGCCGAGGACGCCGTGGAGCGCCCGCACCGCCCCCTGCCGTCCGGCCGTATCCGTCCGGCCGCCGCCCTCACGGCGGCCTGCGGCCTGACCGGCGCCGGCCTGGCACTCGCCGCCTGGGCCGGCCGGCCCGCCCTCGCGGTGGCCGCGCCCCTGGCGGCGACCGTCTGGGCCTACGACCTCGCGCTGAAGCACACGCCCGCCGGGCCCGCGGCCATGGCCGCCGCCCGCGGACTGGACCTGCTCCTCGGCGCCGCCGCCACCAGCGGCGGCACCCGCGCCGCACTGCCCTCCGCCGCGCTGCTCGGCAGCCACACCCTCGCGGTCACGGCCGTCTCCCGCCGGGAGACCGACGGCGGCTCGGTCCTGGCCCCGCTGGCCGCCCTCACGACGACGGCGGCGCTGACGCGGCTGGTCACGCTCCGCCGCACCCGACTCCCGGCAGGCCGGCGGGCAGCAGCCGCCCCCGGCCTGCCGGGCCCCGACCCGGCCGGACGCCCGCCCCGGGCCACCGACGCCCTCACCACCGCCCTGGCCGCCGCCTACGCGGCCACGGCCGCCCGGCCCTATGTCCACGCCGCGCTCAACCCGTCACCCCAGCTCACCCAACGCGCCGTCGGCGGCGGCATCAGGGCCACGGTCCCGCTCCAGGCGGCGCTCGCCGCCCGCTCCGGCGCGACGGCCACGTCGTTGCTGGTCGCGGCCCTGGCCCCGGCCGGCCGGCTGTTCGCGCGCAGGGCCGGCATGAGGAAGGTGAGCATCACGTGA